In Mixophyes fleayi isolate aMixFle1 chromosome 11, aMixFle1.hap1, whole genome shotgun sequence, one DNA window encodes the following:
- the LENG1 gene encoding leukocyte receptor cluster member 1 isoform X1, with protein sequence MNILPKKSWHVRNKDNVARVRKDEAQAAEEERVRRKRAELAEQEARTDFLRKKARLSLPDTSRSDRTAVVEVSQDSGHINFFQDVEEGKGTTRGNKEYEEDKRKEKERQEKALGILTYLGQSAAEAQTSRPWYQDTPSRNRKEGDDTIKDEKLKGKLDPMNELEKYLQKKTGEKNKYSARKEHKKAKEKRNDGQRSSAPSIEQLRRERLKREAAEKARAEALLSGKKELPEQEMDDRKRRYNSQFNPQLARKPKVQEEHWRYWN encoded by the exons ATGAACATTCTGCCTAAAAAGAGCTGGCACGTGCGCAACAAGGACAACGTCGCGCGGGTGCGGAAGGACGAGGCTCAGGCCGCGGAGGAGGAGCGAGTGCGCAGGAAGAGGGCGGAGCTCGCGGAGCAGGAG GCACGCACTGATTTCCTGCGTAAAAAGGCTCGCCTCTCATTGCCAGATACCTCCAGGAGTGATAGGACAGCAGTGGTGGAAGTAAGCCAGGATTCTGGCCATATTAACTTCTTTCAAGATGTGGAGGAGGGCAAAGGAACCACCAGAGGAAACAAAGAGTATGAAGAGGATAAGCGAAAAGAAAAG GAACGTCAAGAAAAAGCGTTAGGAATCCTCACTTACTTGGGACAAAGTGCAGCAGAAGCCCAGACCTCTCGCCCTTGGTATCAAGATACTCCATCCCGGAACAGGAAGGAAGGTGACGATACCATAAAGGATGAGAAGCTAAAAGGAAAGTTGGACCCTATGAATGAATTGGAGAAATACCTCCAGAAGAAAACGGGCGAGAAAAACAAATACTCTGCaagaaaagaacataaaaaagcTAAAGAGAAAAGGAATGATGGACAGAG GTCATCAGCACCATCCATCGAACAGCTGAGGCGAGAGCGCTTGAAGAGAGAAGCGGCTGAGAAGGCACGTGCCGAAGCTTTGCTGTCTGGCAAGAAGGAACTTCCAGAACAGGAAATGGACGACAGAAAGAGACGGTACAATTCTCAATTCAACCCACAGTTGGCACGAAAGCCCAAAGTGCAAGAAGAGCATTGGCGATATTGGAACTAA
- the LENG1 gene encoding leukocyte receptor cluster member 1 isoform X2, which yields MYHLCMHTSQLFRFGWFGPMSHHPDQNSFVLIGLKFWEARTDFLRKKARLSLPDTSRSDRTAVVEVSQDSGHINFFQDVEEGKGTTRGNKEYEEDKRKEKERQEKALGILTYLGQSAAEAQTSRPWYQDTPSRNRKEGDDTIKDEKLKGKLDPMNELEKYLQKKTGEKNKYSARKEHKKAKEKRNDGQRSSAPSIEQLRRERLKREAAEKARAEALLSGKKELPEQEMDDRKRRYNSQFNPQLARKPKVQEEHWRYWN from the exons ATGTATCATCTTTgcatgcatacctcccaactattcaGATTTGGGTGGTTTGGTCCTATGTCACACCATCCAGATCAGAACAGTTTTGTCCTGATTGGACTGAagttttgggag GCACGCACTGATTTCCTGCGTAAAAAGGCTCGCCTCTCATTGCCAGATACCTCCAGGAGTGATAGGACAGCAGTGGTGGAAGTAAGCCAGGATTCTGGCCATATTAACTTCTTTCAAGATGTGGAGGAGGGCAAAGGAACCACCAGAGGAAACAAAGAGTATGAAGAGGATAAGCGAAAAGAAAAG GAACGTCAAGAAAAAGCGTTAGGAATCCTCACTTACTTGGGACAAAGTGCAGCAGAAGCCCAGACCTCTCGCCCTTGGTATCAAGATACTCCATCCCGGAACAGGAAGGAAGGTGACGATACCATAAAGGATGAGAAGCTAAAAGGAAAGTTGGACCCTATGAATGAATTGGAGAAATACCTCCAGAAGAAAACGGGCGAGAAAAACAAATACTCTGCaagaaaagaacataaaaaagcTAAAGAGAAAAGGAATGATGGACAGAG GTCATCAGCACCATCCATCGAACAGCTGAGGCGAGAGCGCTTGAAGAGAGAAGCGGCTGAGAAGGCACGTGCCGAAGCTTTGCTGTCTGGCAAGAAGGAACTTCCAGAACAGGAAATGGACGACAGAAAGAGACGGTACAATTCTCAATTCAACCCACAGTTGGCACGAAAGCCCAAAGTGCAAGAAGAGCATTGGCGATATTGGAACTAA